From a single Brassica napus cultivar Da-Ae chromosome C9, Da-Ae, whole genome shotgun sequence genomic region:
- the LOC106397380 gene encoding L-type lectin-domain containing receptor kinase I.8 — protein MAQGLDLTWMVISFLLLLLLIHLSSQQETRFIFNGFRQGDLNVAGVAQILPGGLLQLTNTSEQKMGQAFFKQPFEFNSSESLSFSTHFACAMVRKPGVTGGNGIAFFLSPTMNLSEADATQYLGLFNTTTNMSPSSRIFAVELDTVQSAEFDDINNNHVGVNVNSLTSTVSAPAAYFSDKEGKTKTINLLSGDSIQVWVDFDGTVLNVSLAPLRVQKPSQSLISTSLDLSALLQGRMFVGLSAATGQLANNHYILGWSFSRNKQSLQSLDISKLPKVPHPKKKLSPVLILLVIVLIIIVLLLLGGAYLYRRNKYAEVREEWEKEYGPHRYSYKTIYKATKGFHKDGFLGKGGFGEVYKGTLPREGDIAVKRFSHDGQRGMKQFVAEIASMGRLDHRNLVPLLGYCRRKGEFFLISKYMPNGSLDQLLFRGGESLSLPWTKRFWIVKGIASALCYLHREATQVVLHRDIKASNVMLDSEFNGKLGDFGMARYHDHGANPTTTGAVGTVGYMAPELTSMGASTRTDVYAFGAFLLEVACGRRPVEPTAAAERQFLVKWVCDCWRKKDILKARDPKLSGESYSSRSVELVMKVGLLCTNLVPEARPEMERVVQYLEELVPLPDFEPDSPGIGVLSSVMVGGSSSVVVSDGSGPVTESMFITHSIQYGEGR, from the coding sequence ATGGCTCAAGGATTGGATCTGACCTGGATGGtgatctcttttcttcttcttcttcttctgattcatcTGTCAAGTCAACAAGAAACTAGGTTCATCTTCAACGGTTTTCGCCAGGGAGATCTTAACGTTGCTGGGGTTGCTCAGATCCTTCCCGGTGGACTACTGCAGCTGACCAACACTTCAGAGCAGAAGATGGGTCAGGCTTTCTTCAAGCAGCCCTTCGAGTTCAACTCATCTGAATCTCTCTCCTTCTCAACTCATTTCGCGTGTGCAATGGTGCGTAAACCGGGAGTAACCGGAGGGAACGGGATCGCTTTCTTCCTATCTCCCACCATGAATCTTTCAGAGGCAGATGCAACTCAGTACTTGGGACTTTTCAACACCACAACCAATATGTCTCCTTCATCTCGTATCTTCGCTGTTGAGCTTGACACTGTCCAAAGCGCAGAGTTTGATGACATCAATAACAACCATGTTGGTGTCAACGTGAACAGCCTGACCTCAACCGTATCTGCTCCAGCTGCTTACTTTTCAGACAAAGAAGGTAAGACTAAAACCATCAATCTCTTGAGTGGAGATTCCATCCAGGTCTGGGTGGACTTCGATGGAACTGTACTAAACGTTTCACTAGCCCCTCTCCGAGTTCAGAAGCCGAGTCAGAGTCTTATCTCAACATCCCTCGATCTCTCAGCACTTCTCCAAGGCAGAATGTTTGTCGGATTATCTGCAGCAACAGGGCAGTTAGCAAACAACCATTACATACTCGGTTGGAGTTTCAGCAGAAACAAACAATCATTACAGAGCCTAGACATCTCCAAACTTCCCAAAGTTCCTCACCCTAAGAAAAAACTCTCTCCGGTGCTGATTCTTCTCGTGATTGTACTCATAATCATAGTCTTGTTACTACTTGGAGGAGCTTATCTCTACAGGAGAAACAAGTACGCAGAAGTAAGAGAGGAATGGGAGAAAGAGTACGGTCCACACCGTTACTCTTACAAAACCATCTACAAAGCAACAAAAGGGTTCCACAAAGATGGGTTTCTCGGTAAAGGAGGATTCGGAGAAGTCTACAAAGGAACTCTCCCTCGTGAAGGAGACATAGCAGTGAAGAGATTCTCACACGACGGACAACGAGGGATGAAGCAGTTCGTGGCTGAGATAGCAAGCATGGGGAGATTAGACCACAGGAACTTAGTCCCGCTCCTCGGCTACTGCAGGAGAAAAGGCGAGTTCTTCCTCATCTCCAAGTACATGCCTAACGGAAGTCTCGACCAGTTGTTGTTCCGAGGAGGAGAATCACTATCTCTTCCATGGACCAAACGGTTTTGGATTGTAAAAGGAATAGCTTCAGCGCTCTGTTACTTACACAGAGAAGCCACGCAAGTTGTTCTCCACAGAGACATCAAAGCTTCCAACGTGATGCTCGACTCGGAGTTCAACGGGAAGCTGGGAGACTTCGGTATGGCTAGGTACCACGACCACGGAGCTAACCCGACCACGACGGGAGCTGTGGGAACCGTGGGATACATGGCTCCTGAGCTGACCTCGATGGGAGCTTCCACTAGAACCGACGTGTACGCGTTCGGAGCGTTCTTGCTCGAAGTAGCTTGCGGGAGGAGACCCGTGGAGCCTACCGCGGCGGCGGAGAGGCAGTTTCTTGTGAAGTGGGTTTGTGATTGCTGGAGGAAGAAGGATATACTCAAGGCTCGTGATCCCAAACTGAGCGGCGAGTCTTATTCGTCTCGGTCTGTGGAGTTGGTGATGAAGGTGGGGTTGCTGTGCACGAATCTCGTCCCGGAAGCGAGGCCGGAGATGGAGAGAGTTGTGCAGTATCTTGAAGAGCTGGTTCCGTTGCCGGATTTTGAACCGGATTCGCCGGGGATTGGGGTACTTAGTTCGGTTATGGTGGGAGGAAGCTCCTCTGTGGTGGTGTCTGACGGTTCGGGTCCGGTGACTGAGTCTATGTTTATTACTCACTCGATCCAGTACGGAGAAGGACGATGA
- the LOC106397562 gene encoding L-type lectin-domain containing receptor kinase I.7-like produces the protein MIRGSLLGIIWMICCVCTSLQQETTFVYNGFDQGDHRIHLDGGARILRKNDVLQLTNETTTQIGRAFFEQPIEFKPSEPVSFSTHFVCALVRVGDVSGHGMAFFVSHSTDFVGAEPTRFFGLFNANGAASTRVLAVELDISKAPDVLDISDNHVGIDVNSAKSVKAENASYFSDREGRKVDMNLLSGDPIQVWVDYVGTTLNVSIAPLENQKPSRPLLSSPSINLTEIVQGRRMFVGFSGATGSIMVNQYLLGWSFSKSMASLQKIDISKLPKVPHPSNKNKSSSTVRNALLGLIAFLVLGLVFGAYMYRRNLYAEVREEWEKEYGPLRYSYKSLYKATKGFSRDEFLGKGGFGEVYKGTLPRNIELREVAVKKVSHEGEHGMKQFVSEIVCMRSLKHRSLVPLLGYCRRKHELILVSEYMPNGSLDHYLFNHDRPTLPWPRRFAILKDIALALSYLHTEADQVVIHRDIKASNVMLDAEFNGRLGDFGMSRLYDRGTDPSTTAAVGTIGYMAPELTTMGPSTVTDVYAFGVFLLEITCGRRPVEAGFSAAKRFLVQWVGERWRRSSLLDVVDPRLTEFSSWEVERVLKVGLLCANLAPEARPSMEQVVQYLNGNLALPEFWPYSPGIGVLTPTAFSQAQLMVPSLSLSSSSSNNSMFITHSLLYGSGR, from the coding sequence ATGATTCGAGGATCGCTTCTGGGAATCATCTGGATGATATGTTGTGTGTGCACGTCACTCCAACAAGAGACGACGTTCGTCTACAACGGCTTCGACCAAGGAGATCATCGTATTCATCTTGACGGTGGTGCAAGAATCCTTCGAAAAAATGATGTCCTGCAGCTGACGAATGAAACAACAACGCAAATAGGTCGTGCTTTCTtcgagcagcctattgagttcaAACCATCTGAACCAGTCTCGTTCTCGACCCATTTTGTGTGCGCGCTGGTCCGTGTAGGTGATGTGAGTGGCCATGGCATGGCCTTCTTTGTGTCTCATTCCACTGATTTCGTAGGCGCCGAACCAACTCGATTCTTTGGGCTTTTCAACGCCAATGGAGCTGCTTCCACACGTGTGTTGGCTGTTGAGCTTGATATATCCAAAGCTCCAGATGTGCTCGACATCAGTGACAATCACGTTGGGATTGATGTGAACAGCGCAAAGTCTGTGAAAGCTGAAAACGCTTCTTATTTTTCAGACAGAGAAGGTAGGAAGGTTGACATGAATCTCTTGAGTGGAGATCCTATCCAGGTTTGGGTGGATTATGTAGGAACAACACTCAACGTTTCAATTGCTCCTCTTGAAAACCAGAAACCGAGCCGACCTCTTTTGTCATCACCATCCATCAATCTTACAGAGATCGTGCAAGGCAGAAGGATGTTTGTCGGGTTTTCGGGTGCAACCGGGTCCATCATGGTCAACCAGTACTTACTCGGGTGGAGTTTTAGCAAAAGCATGGCGTCGCTGCAGAAGATTGACATCTCAAAGCTTCCCAAAGTTCCTCACCCTAGCAATAAAAACAAGTCTTCATCTACGGTGCGCAATGCTCTGTTGGGTTTGATAGCTTTCTTAGTCTTGGGGCTTGTTTTCGGAGCTTATATGTATAGGAGAAACTTGTACGCCGAAGTAAGAGAGGAATGGGAGAAGGAGTATGGTCCCCTCAGGTATTCCTACAAATCTTTATACAAAGCAACAAAAGGGTTCAGTAGAGATGAATTTCTTGGGAAAGGAGGTTTTGGTGAAGTCTACAAAGGGACACTCCCTCGGAACATTGAGCTGAGAGAAGTGGCTGTGAAGAAAGTATCACACGAGGGTGAGCATGGTATGAAACAGTTTGTCTCTGAGATCGTGTGCATGAGGAGTTTAAAACACCGCAGCTTGGTTCCACTTCTTGGGTATTGCAGGAGGAAACATGAGCTAATACTAGTCTCTGAGTACATGCCAAATGGTAGCCTTGATCATTACTTGTTTAATCATGATAGACCTACTCTCCCCTGGCCGAGAAGATTtgcaattctcaaagacattgCGTTGGCTCTTAGTTACTTACATACAGAAGCTGACCAAGTTGTTATACACAGAGATATCAAAGCTTCTAACGTTATGTTGGACGCAGAGTTCAACGGAAGGTTGGGAGATTTTGGTATGTCCAGGTTATATGACAGAGGGACTGATCCAAGCACAACAGCTGCAGTTGGGACTATTGGTTACATGGCACCTGAGCTTACAACAATGGGACCTTCCACTGTGACTGATGTATATGCATTTGGTGTTTTCCTGCTTGAAATAACTTGTGGGAGGAGACCTGTGGAGGCTGGCTTTTCGGCTGCAAAACGTTTTCTTGTCCAATGGGTTGGTGAACGCTGGAGACGGTCTTCTTTGCTTGACGTTGTGGATCCAAGGTTGACAGAATTCTCATCCTGGGAAGTGGAGAGGGTTCTGAAAGTCGGTTTGCTCTGTGCAAACCTTGCTCCAGAAGCAAGACCGTCCATGGAACAAGTGGTGCAATACTTAAATGGAAACTTAGCTTTGCCAGAGTTTTGGCCATATTCTCCCGGAATTGGAGTTCTCACTCCAACGGCGTTTTCACAAGCACAGCTCATGGTCCCTTCACTATCACTGTCTTCTTCCTCATCCAACAACTCTATGTTTATTACTCATTCACTCCTCTACGGGAGTGGACGATGA